The following proteins are encoded in a genomic region of Paenibacillus sp. FSL H3-0469:
- a CDS encoding ABC transporter permease subunit, whose amino-acid sequence MRTILAMTWKEMLRKKVMLLTLLLTLVFLIAFWFVADTVGTNDQGAGTLGNGSGLFMQYMNGAFILSLGFFFGAFVIAFLAIFSSFSVIAGEAEQGVMQALLPRPLPRWKWYLGRWLGFVTLGTIYALILFTAILLITSAHANVPRDVVVLAKSFLLFASVVPLLISVSMLGSGLFSALGNGVFMTMLYGAGFLGGMVDKLSGSLRLEEDGLKVLNNLTGMISMIMPADTLQRRMTVELFSLQDMNGMVSMNNGALSLMNFNSFPSNTFVVYASIYTVVIFGLGLLRFQRKDL is encoded by the coding sequence ATGAGAACCATACTGGCAATGACCTGGAAAGAAATGCTGCGCAAAAAAGTGATGCTGCTAACCCTGCTGCTAACTCTGGTGTTCCTGATTGCCTTCTGGTTTGTGGCTGATACCGTGGGAACGAACGATCAGGGGGCCGGAACGTTGGGAAATGGCAGCGGGTTGTTCATGCAGTACATGAACGGCGCTTTTATTCTGAGTCTGGGCTTCTTCTTCGGCGCGTTCGTTATTGCCTTTCTGGCCATCTTCAGCTCCTTCTCGGTGATTGCCGGTGAAGCAGAGCAGGGGGTCATGCAGGCTCTCTTGCCCCGGCCGCTGCCGCGCTGGAAATGGTATCTTGGCCGCTGGCTGGGCTTCGTCACGCTGGGAACGATCTATGCCCTCATTCTGTTCACTGCAATTCTGCTGATTACAAGCGCCCACGCGAATGTTCCCAGAGATGTAGTCGTGCTTGCGAAGTCATTCCTGCTGTTCGCCTCTGTAGTTCCCTTATTAATCTCTGTATCTATGCTGGGTTCAGGACTGTTCTCCGCGCTCGGCAACGGTGTGTTCATGACGATGCTCTACGGGGCGGGATTTCTCGGAGGGATGGTAGATAAGCTTAGCGGGTCGCTGAGACTGGAGGAGGACGGACTAAAGGTGCTGAATAATCTGACCGGAATGATCTCGATGATTATGCCCGCAGATACCTTACAGCGCCGAATGACTGTTGAACTGTTCAGCTTACAGGATATGAATGGTATGGTGTCGATGAATAACGGGGCGCTTAGTCTGATGAATTTCAATTCATTTCCGTCTAATACGTTTGTCGTATACGCTTCAATCTACACGGTGGTTATCTTTGGGCTGGGGCTTCTGCGCTTTCAGCGTAAGGATCTGTAG
- a CDS encoding helix-turn-helix domain-containing protein: MNDFEMCPRFEKAVDVLSKRWVALIVFVLMDGPRRFGEIEHCLSNLSGKVLSDRLKEMETEGIIQRTVYPEMPVRIEYSLTDKGTALAPILGEIGNWSTDWIEIGVTK; the protein is encoded by the coding sequence ATGAATGATTTTGAGATGTGCCCGCGGTTTGAGAAAGCGGTAGATGTGCTTAGTAAGCGGTGGGTCGCCCTGATCGTATTCGTTCTGATGGATGGTCCGCGGCGGTTCGGAGAAATTGAGCATTGCTTGTCCAACCTGAGCGGCAAGGTCTTGTCAGACCGGTTGAAGGAAATGGAAACGGAAGGGATTATACAGCGCACTGTATATCCTGAGATGCCCGTACGAATTGAATATTCGTTAACCGATAAAGGTACGGCACTCGCCCCCATTCTTGGAGAGATCGGTAACTGGTCTACGGATTGGATCGAGATCGGCGTGACCAAATGA
- a CDS encoding GTP cyclohydrolase II yields the protein MINPDILSILQNKISRIPMENSTNILVGPITLPVNLDGETITFKWYSWLNVTDEELQRAEGKEATELLISRLSSMKLADGQQSSVLVYGDFEHSEEALIRMHSICHTGDIFGSKRCDCGFQLHQSMKMIAQHGAGALFYLANHEGRGIGLFSKAMAYLLQEEGYDTVEANLELGFADDSRDYTDAISVLQHLRSHPVTLITNNPKKLEALRAAGMNTVKRVPLWGDVSAFNEKYLRTKVARSGHLEAVPGAEFFEGRLAK from the coding sequence ATGATTAACCCAGATATCCTATCTATACTACAGAACAAAATCAGCCGGATTCCTATGGAAAACTCCACGAATATATTGGTCGGACCTATTACTCTGCCTGTTAATCTGGATGGGGAGACAATCACCTTCAAATGGTACAGCTGGCTGAACGTGACGGACGAAGAGCTTCAGCGCGCTGAAGGCAAGGAGGCTACCGAGCTGCTCATTAGCCGGTTATCTTCGATGAAGCTTGCGGATGGACAGCAGTCCAGCGTCCTGGTCTACGGAGATTTCGAGCATTCCGAGGAAGCGCTGATCCGGATGCACAGCATTTGCCATACCGGGGACATCTTCGGCAGCAAGCGCTGCGATTGCGGCTTCCAGCTGCATCAGTCGATGAAGATGATTGCCCAGCATGGCGCCGGGGCACTCTTTTATCTGGCGAATCATGAAGGAAGAGGGATTGGCCTGTTCAGCAAAGCAATGGCATATCTGCTCCAGGAAGAAGGGTATGATACTGTAGAGGCCAATCTGGAGCTTGGGTTCGCCGATGATTCCAGAGATTACACAGATGCGATCAGCGTGCTTCAACACCTGCGCAGCCATCCGGTGACTCTGATCACCAACAATCCGAAGAAGCTGGAAGCACTCCGGGCTGCCGGAATGAACACAGTGAAGCGGGTGCCGCTATGGGGCGATGTATCGGCCTTCAATGAGAAGTATCTGCGGACCAAGGTTGCCCGTTCCGGACATCTGGAGGCTGTGCCGGGTGCAGAGTTTTTTGAGGGAAGATTGGCTAAATAA
- a CDS encoding ABC transporter ATP-binding protein: MNAIQVQDLRKTFKVQKNREGLKGAFADLFKRQYSEVTAVKDISFSIPEGEICGYIGENGAGKSTTIKMLTGILVPTAGSLTVGGFVPYEEREKFVQNIGVVFGQRSQLWWDIGVIESFQLLRKVYRVPEQAFKKRLDELVERLELQDLLNRPVRKLSLGQRMRCELVAALLHNPSILFLDEPTIGLDIVVKSEIREFLKDMNREHGTTILLTTHDLQDIEALCSRVIMLDDGRIIYDGGLDDLKQRWGTGREVQFQFGTATKLQQLIDWTEGMPVTWTAENELAAKVWIPLELNVSDVLGRVVGQADITDIKIIETNTDDIVRSIYQSGSAEKPEERIAALSDEKEAIHV, translated from the coding sequence ATGAATGCTATACAAGTGCAGGACTTGCGCAAGACCTTCAAAGTCCAAAAAAACCGCGAGGGCCTCAAAGGGGCCTTCGCTGATTTGTTTAAGCGGCAATATTCCGAAGTAACGGCAGTGAAGGACATCTCGTTCAGCATTCCCGAAGGTGAAATCTGCGGATATATCGGAGAGAACGGGGCAGGGAAATCTACTACGATCAAGATGCTTACCGGAATTCTTGTCCCTACCGCCGGCAGTCTGACTGTCGGCGGCTTCGTGCCGTATGAGGAGCGCGAGAAGTTCGTGCAGAATATCGGGGTTGTCTTCGGCCAGCGCAGCCAGCTCTGGTGGGATATCGGCGTGATTGAATCGTTCCAGCTGCTGCGTAAGGTGTACCGTGTGCCGGAGCAGGCGTTCAAAAAACGGCTGGATGAGCTGGTCGAACGCCTGGAGCTTCAGGATCTGCTGAACCGTCCGGTCCGTAAGCTGAGTCTGGGCCAGCGGATGCGCTGCGAGCTGGTCGCGGCGCTGCTGCACAATCCGTCCATTCTGTTCCTGGATGAGCCGACGATCGGACTCGATATTGTCGTGAAGTCGGAGATCCGCGAATTCCTGAAGGATATGAACCGGGAGCATGGCACAACCATCCTGCTGACGACGCATGATCTGCAGGATATCGAAGCGCTCTGTTCGCGGGTCATCATGCTGGATGACGGGCGGATTATCTATGACGGAGGTCTGGATGACCTGAAGCAGCGCTGGGGAACCGGGCGTGAGGTGCAGTTCCAGTTCGGAACGGCCACGAAGCTGCAGCAGCTGATCGACTGGACGGAAGGCATGCCGGTGACCTGGACCGCCGAGAATGAGCTGGCAGCCAAGGTCTGGATTCCGCTGGAGCTGAATGTATCGGATGTGCTGGGCCGGGTCGTAGGGCAGGCAGATATTACAGACATCAAAATCATAGAAACGAATACGGATGACATCGTCCGCAGTATTTACCAGTCAGGCTCGGCAGAGAAGCCTGAGGAGCGGATCGCCGCACTCAGCGACGAGAAAGAGGCTATTCATGTCTGA
- a CDS encoding ABC-2 family transporter protein, whose protein sequence is MLGAYFDFIRIRFLTMLAYRVNYYSGILIYTLNIGVNYFTWRAIYGDGESLGGFTGAQMTTYVAVSWMARAFYFNNLDREISTDIRDGSIAIQFIRPYNYVLVKMMQGLGEGLFRFMMLMIPGMVIAILLFPVQLPTEPSAWAGFLVMLFFSFLISSQINIITGLSAFFVENNEGMMRMKRVVVDLFSGLIVPITLFPDWLSSVLKVLPFQAITYLPGSVFTGRVQGVGIWNVLGIQVIWFLILLIPIVWLNHAARQRLFVQGG, encoded by the coding sequence CTGCTTGGCGCTTATTTTGATTTTATCCGTATCCGGTTCCTGACGATGCTTGCTTACCGGGTGAATTACTATTCGGGGATTCTGATCTACACGCTTAATATCGGGGTGAACTATTTCACCTGGAGAGCGATCTATGGCGATGGTGAATCGCTTGGCGGCTTTACCGGGGCGCAGATGACCACGTATGTGGCGGTGTCCTGGATGGCGCGGGCCTTCTACTTCAATAATCTGGACCGGGAGATCTCTACGGATATCCGTGACGGAAGCATCGCGATCCAGTTCATCCGGCCTTATAATTATGTGCTGGTCAAAATGATGCAGGGCCTCGGCGAAGGCCTGTTCCGCTTCATGATGCTGATGATCCCGGGCATGGTGATTGCCATTCTCCTGTTTCCGGTGCAGCTCCCTACGGAGCCTTCGGCTTGGGCCGGATTCCTGGTCATGCTGTTCTTCAGCTTCCTGATCAGCTCGCAGATTAATATTATCACAGGCCTGTCCGCCTTCTTCGTGGAGAACAATGAGGGGATGATGCGCATGAAGCGTGTGGTCGTCGATCTGTTCTCAGGCCTGATTGTGCCAATTACCTTGTTCCCGGACTGGTTGTCTTCCGTGCTTAAAGTTCTTCCCTTCCAAGCGATTACCTATCTGCCGGGTTCTGTATTTACAGGCCGGGTGCAGGGGGTAGGCATCTGGAATGTGCTGGGTATCCAGGTCATCTGGTTCCTCATTCTGCTCATTCCGATTGTCTGGCTAAATCACGCAGCGCGTCAGCGGCTGTTCGTGCAGGGGGGTTAA
- a CDS encoding ABC-2 family transporter protein produces MYYLGLLIEYLKNYMKTRLTYRADFWVEVISDLLFQATNFIFILVIFMHTDSLGGWNQNEVVFVYGFFMVPFGVFSCFVNMWGFSERYIVKGEMDRILTRPAHNLFQIFLENVDPPSLFGSIIGLIVMAISGSNLGLPFEWWTLPMLILLTLSAVAIYTGIYTTLTSLSFYSDAPTGILPLMYNIQTYGRYPVTIYNRAIQVLLTWIIPFAFVGIYPAALFLHRDEMRTMALLTPLVGVVFLSIGLMAWSFGVRRYKGAGS; encoded by the coding sequence ATGTACTACCTGGGCTTATTGATTGAATATCTGAAGAATTATATGAAAACACGTTTAACCTACCGCGCGGATTTCTGGGTGGAGGTCATCTCCGACCTGTTGTTCCAGGCGACGAACTTTATCTTCATCCTGGTCATATTCATGCATACCGACAGCCTGGGCGGCTGGAATCAGAACGAAGTGGTGTTCGTCTACGGCTTCTTCATGGTGCCGTTCGGCGTATTCAGCTGCTTCGTCAATATGTGGGGCTTCAGTGAACGGTATATTGTCAAAGGCGAAATGGACCGCATCCTGACCCGTCCGGCGCATAACCTGTTCCAGATCTTCCTGGAAAATGTGGACCCGCCGTCCCTGTTCGGCTCTATCATCGGGCTGATCGTTATGGCGATCAGCGGCAGCAATCTGGGCCTGCCGTTTGAATGGTGGACCTTGCCGATGCTGATACTTCTGACCCTCAGCGCAGTAGCCATTTATACGGGGATCTATACGACACTGACTTCGTTGTCGTTCTATTCGGATGCCCCTACGGGCATTCTGCCGCTGATGTATAACATCCAGACGTACGGACGTTATCCGGTAACGATCTACAACCGGGCGATTCAGGTGCTGCTTACCTGGATTATCCCGTTCGCTTTTGTCGGGATCTATCCGGCTGCCTTGTTCCTGCACCGCGATGAGATGCGGACGATGGCCCTGCTGACCCCGCTGGTTGGCGTGGTCTTCCTCAGCATCGGCCTGATGGCCTGGAGCTTCGGCGTCAGGCGGTATAAGGGCGCAGGTTCTTAA
- a CDS encoding ROK family protein: MSKYIVGIDLGGTNIKAGLFDEHFTAVEELSIPTEAQQGPAHVLERIRLAVTQLCAGSGANESQIACMGMGIPGLLDPEEGLSVFSPNFPGWEQVHVVNEMKPYYDFEVYIDNDVRVNLYGEWQRGAGQGHKHLILLTLGTGLGSGMVHDGKVIYGTTYSAGEIGHMNMFRQGRPCRCGSSGCLGRYVSAVGMVNTFKEKLEAGRVSLIQTWTGQDQEQITAQMISEAYDLGDPLAIEVMHETGELLGFGLANVINLLNPELIIIGGGMAAAGDRLLNSVRDTVNAHALKLSASRCRIVQAELGSRAGTLGAAVYAYQKQSRHNDID, encoded by the coding sequence ATGAGCAAGTATATAGTAGGAATCGATCTGGGTGGAACCAATATCAAAGCAGGCCTATTCGATGAACATTTCACAGCAGTGGAGGAGCTGTCAATACCCACAGAAGCGCAGCAGGGTCCGGCGCATGTGCTGGAGCGGATCCGGCTTGCTGTTACACAGTTATGTGCAGGAAGCGGGGCTAACGAGTCTCAGATTGCCTGTATGGGCATGGGAATCCCTGGTCTGCTCGACCCGGAGGAGGGACTGTCGGTCTTCTCACCGAATTTTCCCGGCTGGGAGCAGGTCCATGTGGTCAACGAAATGAAGCCTTACTATGACTTCGAAGTCTACATAGATAACGATGTGCGGGTTAATCTATACGGGGAATGGCAGCGGGGGGCCGGACAAGGCCATAAGCATCTGATTCTGCTCACTCTCGGCACTGGTCTCGGCTCCGGGATGGTTCATGACGGCAAGGTGATCTACGGGACAACCTACAGCGCTGGTGAGATCGGACATATGAATATGTTCCGGCAGGGACGGCCCTGCCGCTGCGGAAGCTCCGGATGCCTGGGGCGGTATGTATCTGCGGTAGGGATGGTGAATACCTTCAAGGAGAAGCTGGAAGCAGGAAGGGTCAGCCTGATTCAGACCTGGACCGGGCAGGACCAGGAGCAGATCACGGCGCAGATGATCTCAGAGGCTTATGATCTTGGAGACCCCTTGGCAATTGAGGTCATGCATGAGACGGGAGAACTGCTGGGGTTCGGGCTGGCGAATGTGATCAATCTGCTGAACCCGGAGCTGATTATTATCGGGGGCGGCATGGCCGCAGCAGGAGACCGTCTCCTGAATAGTGTCCGCGATACTGTAAATGCCCATGCGCTGAAGCTGTCCGCAAGCCGGTGCCGGATTGTTCAGGCAGAGCTGGGCAGCAGGGCGGGCACATTGGGTGCGGCTGTGTATGCTTATCAGAAACAGAGCAGGCACAACGATATAGATTGA
- a CDS encoding NAD-dependent epimerase/dehydratase family protein, producing the protein MNLVIGGNGGLGHSITQELLSRGKLVTATYHRSSQALRRLKGPLLTMAAVDVMNEKVLAEALNGVTTVYFCLNVPYQDWYSIMPEALERVTRLLRSGQTLVFPGNIYGYGKLQYLPADERHPKEARTRKGKLRNQLEELLKTEAERRGFRYVIPRYPDYYGPNVTNRLFGPIFSGALQARTIKWPVKLDVPHDLVYIRDAARAAVLLAESGEQGEWHVSGSGAIEGRQFLMHIQQAAGSKGKCCALPAWAVGVAGVFNKEANEFHELLYEFEYPLLLNDNKFMMRFPEYNPTSYKRAIRETIEWFREELG; encoded by the coding sequence ATGAATCTCGTAATTGGGGGTAATGGCGGTCTGGGCCATTCTATCACACAAGAATTACTGTCACGGGGCAAGCTGGTGACAGCTACATACCACCGTTCCAGTCAGGCTCTGCGCAGGCTGAAGGGGCCGCTGCTGACCATGGCAGCAGTAGATGTAATGAATGAGAAGGTGCTGGCTGAAGCGCTGAATGGGGTGACAACCGTCTATTTCTGTCTTAATGTGCCGTATCAGGACTGGTACTCTATCATGCCGGAGGCGCTGGAGCGGGTAACCCGCCTGCTTAGGAGCGGACAGACGCTGGTATTTCCGGGCAATATCTACGGTTACGGCAAGCTCCAATATCTTCCGGCGGATGAACGCCATCCGAAGGAGGCACGAACCCGCAAGGGGAAGCTGCGGAATCAACTGGAGGAGCTGCTGAAGACGGAGGCTGAACGGCGGGGCTTCCGTTACGTGATTCCGCGATATCCGGATTATTACGGTCCCAATGTCACGAACCGGTTATTCGGACCGATCTTCAGCGGAGCCCTCCAGGCCAGAACGATTAAGTGGCCAGTGAAGCTGGATGTCCCGCATGATCTGGTCTATATCCGCGATGCGGCCAGGGCGGCCGTGCTGCTGGCGGAGAGCGGCGAGCAGGGGGAGTGGCATGTGTCCGGCTCCGGAGCTATTGAAGGGCGGCAATTCCTGATGCACATCCAGCAAGCGGCTGGCAGCAAGGGGAAGTGCTGTGCGCTGCCGGCATGGGCAGTCGGAGTAGCCGGTGTGTTCAATAAGGAAGCGAACGAATTCCATGAGCTTCTATATGAATTCGAGTATCCGCTCCTGCTGAATGATAATAAATTCATGATGCGGTTCCCCGAATACAATCCGACATCGTATAAGCGGGCCATTAGGGAAACCATAGAATGGTTCCGCGAAGAGCTGGGCTAG
- a CDS encoding DUF4395 domain-containing protein, which produces MNQTPSVQGIPRPLVKLNQAFIVISVLLALLTGLHWILALPLAAGLSGLIFGYNPVIRLCSPLLTKPRSAYALEDPEQQQFNQKIAVFCLAGGLVSFLAGWTIAGYIFTMMVGIAATVAILGFCIGCFIHYQWRMYTYRRKQAGLHK; this is translated from the coding sequence ATGAATCAAACGCCTTCAGTGCAGGGAATTCCCCGGCCGTTAGTGAAGCTCAATCAGGCCTTCATTGTCATATCTGTATTACTGGCCTTGCTCACAGGTCTCCACTGGATTCTCGCCCTCCCGCTTGCCGCCGGATTATCTGGCCTAATCTTCGGATATAATCCCGTCATCAGGCTCTGCAGCCCGCTGCTGACGAAGCCGCGCTCCGCCTATGCGCTTGAAGACCCGGAGCAGCAGCAATTCAACCAGAAGATTGCCGTCTTCTGTCTGGCGGGCGGACTGGTCAGCTTTCTCGCCGGCTGGACAATTGCCGGATATATCTTCACCATGATGGTCGGAATCGCAGCAACGGTTGCTATTCTCGGCTTCTGCATTGGCTGCTTCATCCATTATCAGTGGAGAATGTACACCTATAGACGCAAGCAGGCCGGGCTTCACAAATAA
- a CDS encoding TetR/AcrR family transcriptional regulator, translating to MSNKPNAREAIVDTASRLFFTQGYHATGLNQIIKDSESPKGSLYYYFPHGKEELALTCINRTSEEVARLLRHYMEGEAAPAQAVQNFIMSMADEAEKSSFEGLVPFSFWVAVETSCVSHELRTACQCVFRDWQDIIAKRLIREGVQEETAERKASVVVSLFEGALLQALTCRNIQPLEAAAECIPAILA from the coding sequence TTGTCGAACAAGCCTAATGCACGCGAAGCCATTGTGGATACGGCTTCCAGGTTGTTTTTTACACAGGGGTACCATGCTACCGGACTGAATCAGATCATCAAGGACAGCGAATCGCCCAAGGGCTCCTTGTATTATTATTTCCCCCACGGCAAAGAGGAGCTGGCCCTGACCTGCATTAACCGGACTAGTGAAGAGGTAGCCCGTTTATTGCGCCATTATATGGAGGGCGAAGCGGCACCGGCTCAGGCTGTGCAGAATTTCATCATGTCTATGGCAGATGAAGCGGAGAAGTCCTCTTTTGAAGGACTCGTTCCGTTCAGCTTCTGGGTAGCCGTGGAGACCTCCTGTGTCAGCCATGAGCTGCGCACTGCTTGCCAGTGTGTCTTCAGGGATTGGCAGGATATTATTGCAAAGCGTCTGATCCGGGAGGGGGTACAGGAGGAAACGGCAGAGCGCAAAGCTTCGGTGGTGGTGTCCTTGTTCGAAGGAGCGCTGCTGCAGGCGTTGACCTGCAGAAATATTCAACCGCTGGAAGCAGCGGCAGAGTGCATTCCGGCAATACTGGCTTAA
- a CDS encoding DHA2 family efflux MFS transporter permease subunit, with the protein MTDKGSSNPRQFKTLPILISLLIAGFIGMFSETALNVALSDLMNVLQITPSTAQWLTTAYLLTLGILVPISGMLLQWFTTRQLFVAALCFSILGTFLAAMSPNFEFLLTARVVQAMGTALLLPLMFNTILIIIPAEKRGAAMGLIGLVIMVAPAIGPTIAGLLIESLSWHWIFWLSLPFLVIALISGILFMQNVTEVTKPKIDVLSIILSSFGFGGIVYGFSSAGESEGWGSPKVIIAIVIGAIALILFCIRQLTMKQPMIDLRAFKFPMFVVGVLMVFICMMVILSSMLILPMYLQQGQGYSAFKAGLLLLPGGIINGLMSPVMGRLFDKYGPKWLVIPGLVLVAVSLWFFSGITATSTVVFVIVLHSVLMIGISMIMMPAQTNGINQLPLEYYPHGTAIMNTLQQVAGAIGTALAVSIMTSGSKSYMQTVTNPADPLNIGAAFTHGVQNAFIFGMVMAIVGLVIAFFLKRVIVSHKTQASMH; encoded by the coding sequence ATGACTGACAAGGGGTCAAGCAACCCCCGGCAATTCAAGACTTTACCCATTCTGATCTCCCTGCTGATTGCCGGCTTCATCGGCATGTTCAGTGAGACCGCCCTAAATGTAGCTTTAAGTGATCTTATGAATGTCCTGCAAATTACACCATCGACGGCGCAGTGGCTGACTACCGCCTATCTGCTGACGCTGGGGATTCTGGTTCCGATCTCCGGAATGCTTCTGCAGTGGTTTACCACAAGACAGTTGTTCGTAGCTGCCCTATGCTTCTCCATTCTGGGCACGTTCCTTGCGGCAATGTCGCCGAATTTTGAGTTTCTGCTCACTGCGAGAGTGGTACAGGCGATGGGAACCGCGCTGCTGCTGCCGCTGATGTTTAATACGATTCTTATCATCATTCCTGCTGAGAAAAGAGGGGCCGCGATGGGACTTATCGGCTTGGTAATCATGGTAGCTCCAGCGATTGGACCTACGATTGCCGGTCTGCTGATTGAGAGTCTCAGCTGGCACTGGATCTTCTGGCTATCGCTGCCATTCCTGGTGATCGCCCTAATTAGCGGAATTCTCTTCATGCAGAACGTCACGGAAGTGACAAAACCTAAGATTGATGTCCTGTCCATTATTCTGTCCTCCTTCGGCTTTGGCGGTATTGTCTACGGCTTCAGCAGTGCTGGTGAATCGGAAGGCTGGGGAAGTCCGAAGGTTATTATCGCCATCGTGATCGGTGCGATTGCCCTTATTCTATTCTGTATCCGCCAGTTGACGATGAAGCAGCCAATGATTGATCTGCGCGCCTTCAAGTTCCCGATGTTCGTGGTTGGGGTACTGATGGTCTTCATCTGTATGATGGTCATTCTCTCCTCAATGCTGATTCTTCCTATGTATCTGCAGCAGGGACAAGGGTATTCAGCCTTCAAGGCAGGATTACTGCTGCTGCCGGGCGGAATCATCAACGGTCTGATGTCGCCGGTCATGGGACGTCTGTTCGACAAATACGGTCCCAAATGGCTGGTTATCCCTGGACTGGTGCTCGTCGCTGTCTCCTTGTGGTTCTTCTCAGGGATTACAGCTACATCGACCGTTGTCTTCGTAATCGTGCTTCACAGTGTACTGATGATCGGAATCTCCATGATCATGATGCCTGCACAGACGAATGGTATCAATCAGCTTCCGCTGGAATACTACCCGCATGGTACTGCCATTATGAATACACTCCAGCAGGTGGCGGGTGCGATAGGTACAGCGCTGGCGGTAAGCATCATGACCTCCGGCTCCAAAAGCTACATGCAGACCGTCACTAACCCGGCTGATCCGCTGAACATCGGCGCTGCCTTCACTCATGGAGTGCAGAATGCCTTTATCTTCGGTATGGTCATGGCTATTGTAGGTCTGGTGATTGCGTTCTTCCTGAAGCGTGTCATCGTATCGCACAAGACTCAGGCTTCGATGCATTAA
- a CDS encoding PadR family transcriptional regulator, whose product MKVSKEMLKGSTGTMILTLLLDRPLYGYELIKELEQRSQGVFALKEGTLYPILHAMESERWVEAYWMEVDGRRRKYYRLLDEGKHKLQEKKAEWALFKGAMDTVLGEGSG is encoded by the coding sequence ATGAAGGTCAGCAAGGAAATGCTGAAGGGGAGCACGGGTACGATGATCCTCACTCTGCTGCTGGACAGGCCGCTGTATGGGTACGAGCTGATTAAGGAGCTGGAGCAGCGCTCGCAGGGAGTTTTTGCCTTGAAGGAGGGTACGCTCTACCCGATTCTCCATGCGATGGAGAGTGAACGCTGGGTGGAAGCGTATTGGATGGAGGTAGACGGACGCAGACGCAAGTATTACCGGCTATTGGATGAAGGCAAGCACAAGCTGCAGGAGAAGAAGGCAGAATGGGCGCTGTTCAAGGGTGCCATGGATACCGTTCTAGGGGAGGGCAGCGGATGA